A genomic window from Leptolyngbya sp. BL0902 includes:
- a CDS encoding acyltransferase family protein, which yields MTSSLLSKSELNPVIFFSNFLAKRIRRILPALIVCVVVTSLIICLVNPDPEQEITTGIASLFGFSNIYLTQQATDYFATSSELNPFTQTWFLGALIQSELFLCLIAWISLWITTRIRHTYWDKRRIFTWIISIVILISFLRFIYLYPIDRSSTYFSAATRFWEIGLGSLAYLLISHVTTTGGIYQYSRDFLYKYIISQATCLVLLIAITSFFFLPLAFAVQGTVLTALATSAVLVHITQTRTKKTSLLSRKEIIFLGSISYSLYLWHWSVLSISRWTTGIYWWLIPVQLGIILFFAWLSFQYIELPSRQLKWPGHDWKVAFYGILTSVIIAGFLFSLTKVPALSLYSGRHPELIAKGVQSLTEPYSIDGAEGEWRGIDCVISGEIDIDKKIDVEKCTLGSLEDSKARVLVAGNSFSASFTHAFDELIREDEYSVIITSSWGSSVLPSRFQGSSRKNTDDYSDHYWSLIIFDIIPILKPNDWVFLVNDMAGLSPPVRTSDNDVYFQEFRNNLIEFSRLIESKDLNLAILHGNPFAREANCKPNVAIRQWFHPFGTPCKLPGKTASLQRRQELDDFLRSLEQEGKISVVDLFDIFCPGRICTYNAANGDLLYRDEYSHPSVEAARLSAPIIRQALTSGE from the coding sequence GCGTATACTGCCAGCCCTAATTGTTTGTGTCGTTGTAACGAGTTTAATAATATGCTTGGTTAATCCTGATCCAGAACAAGAAATCACAACAGGTATTGCGTCACTATTTGGCTTCTCAAATATTTATTTAACTCAACAAGCTACTGATTATTTCGCGACATCATCTGAGCTCAATCCTTTTACACAGACTTGGTTCCTAGGAGCGTTGATCCAATCTGAATTATTCTTATGTCTGATTGCATGGATTTCCCTATGGATCACAACAAGAATAAGGCATACGTACTGGGATAAAAGGCGTATCTTCACATGGATAATATCTATAGTCATACTCATCTCTTTTCTGAGATTTATCTATTTATATCCGATTGACAGATCGTCCACTTATTTTTCTGCTGCTACCAGGTTTTGGGAAATAGGGTTGGGTTCCCTCGCGTATTTGCTCATTAGTCATGTCACTACAACAGGCGGAATTTATCAATATTCACGAGATTTTCTATACAAATACATAATTTCTCAGGCGACATGCCTAGTGCTACTGATAGCAATCACATCCTTTTTCTTTTTACCTCTGGCTTTTGCTGTACAAGGGACAGTCTTAACTGCACTTGCAACATCCGCCGTGCTGGTTCATATCACTCAAACGAGAACCAAAAAAACTAGTCTATTATCTCGAAAAGAAATTATATTCCTGGGATCAATATCCTATTCACTCTATTTGTGGCACTGGAGCGTTTTATCAATTAGCAGATGGACAACTGGTATCTACTGGTGGCTTATCCCAGTACAACTTGGAATAATACTCTTCTTTGCGTGGCTCTCTTTTCAATATATTGAGCTTCCGTCAAGGCAACTAAAGTGGCCTGGGCATGATTGGAAAGTCGCATTTTATGGAATTTTGACCTCAGTCATCATTGCTGGCTTCCTATTTTCTCTGACCAAAGTACCTGCTCTTAGTTTGTATTCCGGTCGTCATCCCGAATTAATTGCCAAAGGAGTTCAGTCATTAACTGAACCTTATTCTATTGATGGAGCTGAGGGAGAATGGAGGGGAATAGACTGCGTCATATCAGGTGAGATAGATATAGATAAAAAAATTGATGTCGAAAAATGCACCTTAGGATCTTTAGAAGATTCAAAGGCAAGAGTGCTAGTGGCAGGAAATTCCTTTTCGGCATCCTTTACTCATGCTTTTGATGAATTGATACGCGAAGATGAATATTCTGTTATTATTACTTCTTCATGGGGATCGTCGGTATTGCCAAGTCGTTTCCAAGGAAGCAGTCGAAAAAATACTGACGATTACTCTGATCACTATTGGTCGCTTATTATTTTTGATATAATTCCTATTCTTAAGCCTAATGACTGGGTGTTTTTAGTTAACGATATGGCGGGATTATCACCTCCAGTTAGAACATCTGACAATGATGTTTATTTCCAGGAATTTCGGAATAATTTAATAGAGTTCTCCAGGTTGATTGAATCCAAAGATCTGAATCTAGCTATTCTACACGGTAATCCCTTCGCGCGAGAGGCAAACTGTAAACCTAATGTTGCTATAAGGCAGTGGTTTCATCCGTTTGGAACGCCTTGTAAATTACCAGGAAAAACAGCTTCATTGCAAAGGAGGCAAGAATTAGATGATTTTCTCCGCTCCCTTGAACAGGAGGGAAAGATATCAGTCGTAGACTTGTTTGATATCTTTTGTCCTGGCCGAATATGTACTTATAATGCAGCAAATGGCGATTTATTGTATCGAGATGAGTACTCCCATCCATCCGTTGAGGCCGCTCGCTTATCTGCTCCTATTATTCGTCAAGCGTTGACCTCTGGAGAATAA
- a CDS encoding GGDEF domain-containing protein yields the protein MTFLPFAWRSWPGYRLALGVGVAVGFALLFMASVNLASLPGKITAIWFPAAFTLAALLRYGPTILPGVFVGAFAIVIVGLWDTGLSWPSLLWASLVFSGCETLQPLLAVWGLQGFRPGWLTRIHRARPTQALSPDWFQSVPRVLRFIGASVVSPILPALAGSLTWQAVGLIEPADVPLTWLTWWLPAAMAHLIFVPPLLRMHHPQPPWGRGSTLAQASIGLFGAFMLLLYLTFGQGYPIDYIFLPLLMLVVFRLGLLSASLCLAIITVVAIYATNLGLGAFVREAPHESFLYLQSFLAVLSFTILILSAVITERQVSQQRLEETLASLELQVEKRAEELRQSENILAGLFAASPVGLGILDESLRLVRMNPVLANLGFSSSLPLGEGSILMPDLAQAIQSAYQQVVRTQTALIDQEVETTTTAEVEIQRTWLLSCFPIQGLDPVTTQVGVVLLEISDRKRLEASLQQQADLDALTQLANRRAFDRHLQRVWGQCLQFQQPLSLILCDVDYFKAYNDRYGHPMGDQCLVQVAQVIQQSARRPGDLAARYGGEEFALLLPNTPQETAQHIATTLQAHLHDLAIVHTDSAVSHHVTLSLGLATHVPQRGEFSQTLILAADQALYTAKRQGRNRWVAKEN from the coding sequence ATGACGTTTTTGCCATTTGCTTGGCGATCTTGGCCTGGGTATCGGCTGGCCCTAGGGGTTGGGGTGGCGGTGGGCTTTGCCCTGCTGTTTATGGCGAGTGTGAACCTGGCCTCGCTGCCGGGAAAGATTACCGCCATTTGGTTCCCTGCCGCCTTCACCTTAGCGGCCCTGTTGCGCTATGGCCCCACCATCTTGCCCGGTGTGTTTGTGGGAGCCTTTGCCATTGTAATCGTGGGCCTGTGGGATACGGGCTTGTCCTGGCCGTCGCTGCTTTGGGCCAGCCTGGTGTTTTCCGGCTGCGAAACCCTGCAACCGCTGCTGGCAGTCTGGGGTCTGCAAGGCTTCCGGCCAGGTTGGTTGACTAGGATCCATCGCGCCCGCCCCACCCAAGCCCTAAGCCCAGACTGGTTTCAGTCGGTGCCCAGGGTGTTGCGGTTCATTGGGGCATCGGTGGTGTCGCCCATCCTCCCCGCCCTGGCTGGTAGTTTGACCTGGCAAGCCGTGGGACTGATTGAACCCGCCGATGTGCCCCTCACCTGGCTCACTTGGTGGCTACCCGCCGCCATGGCCCATCTCATCTTTGTGCCGCCCTTACTGCGAATGCACCACCCCCAACCCCCCTGGGGACGAGGGAGTACCTTGGCCCAAGCCTCCATCGGGCTCTTTGGGGCTTTTATGCTACTGCTCTACCTCACCTTTGGCCAGGGCTACCCGATTGACTACATCTTCCTGCCGCTGCTGATGCTGGTGGTGTTTCGGCTGGGGCTGCTCTCGGCCAGCCTGTGTTTGGCCATCATCACCGTCGTGGCTATCTACGCCACCAATCTGGGCCTGGGGGCCTTTGTGCGCGAGGCTCCCCACGAGTCGTTCCTGTACCTCCAGTCCTTCCTGGCGGTGCTGTCGTTCACCATTTTGATCCTCTCGGCGGTGATTACCGAACGCCAGGTCTCCCAACAGCGCCTAGAGGAAACCCTCGCTTCCCTAGAACTTCAGGTGGAAAAACGGGCCGAGGAACTGCGCCAAAGCGAGAATATCCTAGCCGGACTGTTTGCCGCCTCCCCCGTTGGCCTCGGCATTTTAGACGAATCCCTGCGCTTGGTGCGAATGAACCCAGTGCTGGCTAATTTGGGCTTTTCCAGCAGCCTTCCCCTGGGGGAGGGGAGCATTTTAATGCCCGATCTCGCCCAGGCTATCCAATCCGCCTATCAGCAGGTGGTTCGCACCCAAACCGCCCTCATTGACCAAGAAGTGGAAACCACCACCACCGCCGAAGTTGAGATTCAGCGCACCTGGCTACTCTCCTGCTTTCCCATCCAAGGGCTCGATCCCGTCACGACCCAAGTGGGGGTAGTGCTGCTAGAAATTAGCGACCGCAAGCGCCTCGAAGCCTCCCTCCAACAGCAAGCCGACCTGGATGCGCTCACCCAACTGGCCAATCGCCGCGCCTTTGATCGCCACCTGCAACGGGTGTGGGGCCAGTGTTTGCAGTTCCAACAGCCCCTCAGCTTAATTCTGTGCGATGTGGATTACTTCAAAGCCTACAATGATCGCTACGGCCATCCCATGGGGGATCAATGCCTGGTGCAGGTGGCCCAGGTGATTCAGCAAAGTGCCCGCCGCCCCGGAGATTTGGCTGCCCGCTATGGGGGCGAAGAATTTGCGCTGCTGCTGCCCAATACGCCCCAAGAAACAGCGCAGCACATAGCGACTACCCTTCAGGCCCACCTTCATGATTTAGCCATCGTTCATACAGACTCGGCGGTGAGCCACCACGTCACCCTCAGCCTTGGCCTTGCCACCCACGTTCCCCAACGGGGCGAATTTTCCCAGACCCTGATCTTGGCCGCAGACCAAGCCCTCTACACCGCCAAACGCCAAGGCCGCAATCGCTGGGTAGCCAAGGAAAACTAG
- the cheB gene encoding chemotaxis-specific protein-glutamate methyltransferase CheB, with protein sequence MPGRIRLLIVEDSPVALAILQRIFREASDIEVVGVARNGQEALAMFPMVNPTMICTDLHMPKMNGLELTQEVMARHPCPILVVSASVQEEDTQNVFRILEAGALDIFPKPRTGLASEYEKSKNELLAKIRVLSGVSVFTQRRQGAPPVRQPLIQRPPIASTPMDIRAPRILAIGASTGGPQALLAIFQQLPKTFPVPILCVQHISEGFLQGLIDWLNSSCSLQVKIASPGESPQPGIVYFPPERHHLEISPRGQISVTQGPTVSGHCPSVTVMFKSVASYYRRSAVGVLLTGMGRDGADGLQAMAQAGSLTIAQDEASSVVFGMPKEAIALGAAQQVLPLQSIAPFLMNQVFTAQTSRL encoded by the coding sequence ATGCCTGGTCGTATTCGACTGTTGATTGTGGAGGATTCTCCCGTTGCCTTGGCCATTTTGCAGCGGATTTTTCGTGAAGCTTCGGACATTGAAGTGGTGGGTGTGGCCCGCAACGGCCAAGAAGCCCTGGCGATGTTTCCCATGGTGAACCCCACCATGATCTGCACCGATCTCCATATGCCCAAAATGAACGGCCTGGAACTCACCCAGGAGGTGATGGCCCGCCACCCCTGCCCGATTTTGGTGGTCAGCGCCTCGGTGCAAGAAGAAGACACCCAAAACGTGTTCCGCATTTTGGAAGCCGGAGCCCTGGATATTTTCCCCAAACCCCGCACCGGGCTGGCCTCGGAGTACGAAAAATCCAAAAACGAACTGCTGGCCAAAATTCGCGTGTTGTCTGGGGTTTCCGTCTTCACCCAACGCCGCCAGGGTGCGCCCCCCGTGCGCCAACCCCTGATCCAGCGGCCCCCCATTGCCTCGACACCGATGGATATCCGTGCCCCCAGAATCCTGGCCATCGGCGCATCCACAGGTGGCCCCCAGGCATTGCTGGCGATTTTTCAGCAGTTACCCAAAACCTTCCCCGTGCCCATCCTCTGCGTGCAGCACATCAGCGAGGGCTTCTTGCAGGGGCTGATCGACTGGCTCAACAGCAGTTGCAGCCTCCAGGTCAAAATTGCCAGTCCAGGGGAAAGTCCCCAGCCCGGAATCGTCTACTTCCCCCCCGAACGGCACCACCTAGAAATTAGCCCCCGTGGGCAGATCTCCGTCACCCAGGGGCCGACGGTATCCGGTCACTGTCCTTCCGTCACGGTGATGTTCAAATCCGTGGCCAGCTACTATCGCCGCTCCGCCGTGGGGGTGTTGCTGACGGGGATGGGCCGCGATGGAGCCGACGGCCTCCAGGCCATGGCCCAGGCCGGAAGCCTCACCATCGCCCAAGACGAAGCCTCCTCAGTGGTGTTTGGCATGCCCAAGGAAGCCATTGCCCTGGGGGCCGCTCAGCAGGTGTTGCCCCTACAATCCATCGCGCCCTTTTTGATGAACCAGGTGTTTACTGCCCAAACCTCTCGCCTGTAG